The Arachis hypogaea cultivar Tifrunner chromosome 19, arahy.Tifrunner.gnm2.J5K5, whole genome shotgun sequence genome has a window encoding:
- the LOC112779726 gene encoding cytochrome P450 CYP82J17, giving the protein MDFLSLPTVMLVASALVLLYNIWRIMNKSSEKQLQAPELPGAFPLIGHLHLLGTKTPLARTFASFSDKYGPIFRIRLGSYPAIVISNKDGIKECFTINDKALASRPKSSQGVYIGYNYAAVGFAPYGSLWTKQRKLAMLELLSSRRVELLRYVYESEIDTLIKDLLLYTAGNSPAKVVVISEWLERLTFNIVTKIIAGKRYFSYLQDVDDVEAQRVVKLIREVMHLSEGGLVPSDVIPLVRWFGIEGKVLKSMKRIAKDLDTLFGSWVEEHKMKGNMVNSSSEKQDFIDVMLSMVEDDPDSGHTRDTIIKAQIMNQILAGTDTTSSTMIWMVALLLKDKQILRRAQEEIDVHVGRERKVEASDMKNLVYLQAIFKETLRLYPSGPLLLPHEAREDCYINGYYVPKGTRVFGNVWKLHRDPSIWSEPEKFSPERFINGNGEVDEDHHFEYLPFGLGRRVCPGASLATQVSLITLARFLQAFDFDSPMDEPLDMREGLGLTLPKLTPVKVYLTPRVSYELYP; this is encoded by the exons ATGGATTTCCTTTCTCTTCCAACAGTAATGCTTGTAGCTTCAGCCTTGGTCCTTCTCTATAACATATGGAGGATTATGAACAAATCAAGTGAGAAGCAATTGCAAGCACCAGAACTACCTGGTGCATTCCCATTAATAGGTCACCTCCATTTACTAGGAACCAAAACTCCACTCGCAAGAACCTTCGCTTCTTTCTCCGATAAGTACGGTCCCATATTCCGAATCCGTCTGGGATCATACCCTGctattgtgatctctaacaaagATGGAATCAAAGAATGTTTCACCATAAATGACAAAGCTCTTGCCTCGCGCCCCAAGTCTAGCCAGGGTGTATACATTGGCTATAACTACGCCGCTGTTGGGTTCGCTCCTTATGGCTCCCTCTGGACAAAACAGAGGAAGCTAGCTATGCTTGAACTACTCTCCTCTCGCCGCGTTGAATTATTGAGGTATGTATATGAATCCGAGATTGATACTTTGATCAAGGATTTGTTATTGTATACTGCAGGAAATTCGCCGGCTAAAGTTGTTGTCATTAGTGAATGGTTGGAACGGTTGACTTTTAATATAGTGACAAAGATTATAGCTGGAAAGAGATATTTTAGTTACTTGCAAGATGTGGATGATGTTGAAGCACAAAGAGTTGTGAAGCTCATAAGAGAAGTCATGCATTTATCTGAAGGGGGTTTGGTTCCTTCGGATGTGATTCCTCTAGTTCGATGGTTTGGCATAGAAGGGAAAGTTCTTAAATCCATGAAAAGAATTGCAAAAGATTTGGACACACTTTTTGGAAGCTGGGTTGAAGAGCATAAAATGAAGGGCAATATGGTAAATAGCTCAAGCGAGAAACAAGATTTTATTGATGTTATGCTTTCCATGGTTGAAGATGATCCTGATTCTGGCCATACACGTGACACTATCATTAAAGCTCAAATTATG AATCAGATATTGGCAGGGACAGACACAACATCCTCAACAATGATATGGATGGTAGCTTTATTGTTGAAGGACAAACAAATTTTGAGGCGCGCACAAGAGGAAATTGATGTGCATGTGGGTAGGGAAAGAAAAGTAGAGGCATCTGATATGAAAAATCTTGTTTATTTACAAGCAATTTTCAAAGAAACTCTAAGGTTATATCCGAGTGGACCTCTATTATTACCCCATGAAGCAAGAGAAGATTGTTACATTAACGGGTATTACGTGCCAAAAGGGACACGTGTCTTCGGAAATGTGTGGAAGCTACATAGAGATCCAAGTATTTGGTCAGAGCCAGAGAAGTTTTCACCAGAGAGGTTTATTAATGGGAATGGAGAAGTTGATGAAGATCACCACTTTGAATACCTTCCATTTGGGTTAGGTAGAAGAGTTTGCCCTGGAGCCTCTTTGGCAACACAAGTGAGCCTCATCACACTTGCACGTTTCCTTCAAGCATTTGACTTCGATTCTCCCATGGATGAACCTCTTGACATGAGAGAAGGCTTGGGTCTAACCTTGCCCAAGTTGACTCCAGTCAAAGTTTACCTCACCCCACGAGTATCCTATGAACTCTATCCCTGA